One Aegilops tauschii subsp. strangulata cultivar AL8/78 chromosome 7, Aet v6.0, whole genome shotgun sequence genomic window carries:
- the LOC109754140 gene encoding aquaporin NIP2-2 has translation MSVTSNTPTRANSRVNYSNEIHDLSTVQDGAPSLAPSMYYQEKSFADFFPPHLGKKVISEMVATFLLVFVTCGAASIYGADVTRVSQLGQSVVGGLIVTVMIYATGHISGAHMNPAVTLSFACFRHFPWIQVPFYWAAQFTGAMCAAFVLRAVLHPITVLGTTTPTGPHWHALVIEIIVTFNMMFITCAVATDSRAVGELAGLAVGSAVCITSIFAGPVSGGSMNPARTLAPAVASGVYTGLWIYFLGPVIGTLSGAWVYTYIRFEEEPSVKDGPQKLSSFKLRRLQSQRSMAVDEFDHV, from the exons ATGTCGGTGACTTCCAACACCCCGACGAGGGCCAACTCGCGAGTGAACTACTCGAACGAGATCCACGACCTGTCCACGGTGCAGGACGGCGCCCCCAGCCTCGCCCCCAGCATGTACTACCAGGAGAAGTCCTTCGCCGACTTCTTCCCTCCCCACCTCGGCAAGAAG GTGATATCGGAGATGGTGGCGACGTTCCTGCTGGTGTTCGTGACGTGCGGGGCGGCGTCCATCTACGGCGCCGACGTGACGCGCGTCTCGCAGCTGGGCCAGTCCGTCGTCGGCGGCCTCATCGTCACCGTCATGATCTACGCCACCGGGCACATCTCCGGCGCGCACATGAACCCCGCCGTCACGCTCTCCTTCGCCTGCTTCCGGCATTTCCCCTGGATTCAG GTGCCGTTCTACTGGGCGGCGCAGTTCACGGGGGCGATGTGCGCCGCGTTCGTGCTGCGGGCGGTGCTGCACCCGATCACGGTGCTGGGGACGACGACGCCCACGGGGCCGCACTGGCACGCCCTCGTTATCGAGATCATCGTCACCTTCAACATGATGTTCATCACCTGCGCCGTCGCCACGGATTCGAGGGCG GTGGGTGAGTTGGCGGGGTTAGCAGTTGGTTCCGCGGTTTGCATTACGTCCATCTTCGCAGG GCCTGTGTCAGGAGGATCGATGAACCCGGCGAGGACTCTGGCGCCGGCGGTGGCCAGCGGCGTCTACACCGGCCTCTGGATCTACTTTCTCGGCCCCGTCATCGGCACTCTCTCCGGTGCCTGGGTCTACACCTACATCCGCTTCGAGGAGGAGCCCTCCGTCAAGGACGGCCCGCAGAAGCTCTCCTCCTTCAAGCTCCGCCGCCTGCAGAGCCAGCGGTCCATGGCCGTCGACGAGTTCGACCACGTCTGA